The following proteins are co-located in the Shouchella hunanensis genome:
- a CDS encoding MarR family winged helix-turn-helix transcriptional regulator produces MKNTLLEAMDVFKDVFFYGHQIIEEELSHEFRELSPEQLAVLIIIDLTGPLTSKEIAEYQRTHKSAVSNRLKKLQQKKLIQFKESDKDSRLKYVHFSEEGKAKMKAYQEEVHTYFTALFSDFEAQEVAQFYQLMNKIRDRLRQYSSVKISEHKQSLDK; encoded by the coding sequence TTGAAAAATACGCTTTTAGAAGCTATGGATGTCTTTAAAGATGTATTTTTTTATGGCCATCAAATAATTGAAGAAGAACTTTCGCATGAATTTAGGGAGCTTTCTCCTGAACAGCTTGCTGTACTAATTATAATTGATTTAACAGGACCATTAACATCAAAAGAGATTGCAGAATACCAACGGACACATAAAAGCGCAGTATCCAATCGATTGAAAAAATTACAACAAAAAAAGTTAATTCAATTTAAAGAGAGTGACAAAGATAGTCGCTTAAAATATGTTCATTTCTCAGAAGAGGGAAAAGCGAAAATGAAGGCGTACCAAGAAGAGGTACATACTTACTTTACCGCTTTGTTTTCAGATTTTGAGGCACAAGAAGTGGCTCAGTTTTATCAATTAATGAATAAAATTAGGGACAGATTGCGCCAATATAGCTCAGTGAAAATTAGCGAACACAAGCAATCGCTTGATAAATAG
- a CDS encoding YjbA family protein has translation MVMMRDVWVNWFEGEENGYNVCEFHEWRSVDRVEVLDQVKLIRGSSDLFSYIENQLLDLPQNLLDAVHQKSYLRKNMSRIQLDYCFIITDGTRILAVDTMGYKTPIRKSRLTPRQEQLVYDALNDQEVQYFELLAPLPDKDYHLLSLSPNDLQGLTRSERQLKQLLFMVLDQLYTTASDAELIYWCTEWDPNAYEQLKNKAREDVWAYLLDGVGAGWSTEHYQLCKGMVKGHTFFEKLWELEHPERVK, from the coding sequence ATGGTGATGATGCGTGATGTTTGGGTTAACTGGTTTGAAGGTGAAGAAAACGGCTATAATGTGTGCGAGTTCCATGAGTGGCGAAGTGTAGATCGTGTTGAAGTGTTGGATCAAGTAAAACTAATCCGTGGAAGCAGCGATCTTTTTTCCTATATTGAAAATCAGTTGCTGGATTTACCACAGAACCTGTTAGATGCTGTGCACCAAAAGAGCTATTTAAGAAAGAACATGTCTCGTATTCAGTTAGACTACTGTTTTATCATAACAGATGGCACAAGAATTTTAGCGGTTGATACGATGGGATATAAAACACCGATACGAAAGAGCCGGTTAACGCCAAGGCAGGAACAGCTCGTCTACGATGCACTGAACGATCAAGAAGTTCAATATTTTGAATTATTGGCTCCTTTGCCTGACAAAGACTATCACTTATTGTCATTGAGCCCAAATGATTTACAAGGCTTAACAAGAAGTGAGCGTCAATTAAAACAATTATTGTTTATGGTATTGGATCAACTCTATACTACTGCTTCTGATGCTGAGCTGATTTATTGGTGTACGGAATGGGATCCAAATGCCTATGAACAATTGAAAAATAAGGCACGGGAAGATGTTTGGGCCTACTTATTAGATGGTGTAGGCGCAGGTTGGTCTACTGAACACTATCAGTTGTGCAAGGGGATGGTTAAGGGCCATACGTTTTTTGAAAAACTGTGGGAGCTTGAGCACCCTGAACGAGTAAAGTAA
- a CDS encoding DUF2268 domain-containing protein, with translation MAVIRTNKWGEMFLKHVRAQKDSELTYQRLFAQPLQPLFQFGTDTELAMYLEKVGLFTIKDTDALSLFITKNYWSVLQEKFLQLKEAWNGPNVPVYLLLANEQLKKRQTDVKGMMGLSFQNGIVLIVPETIEANDLFALLIHEYHHVCRLSHTKENEETITLLESMVMEGLAELAVKEWLGEAYLAPWTSLYDKTWNDKWAVIFIHKKLQLKGRRRYKDHLYGNAKKHIPPMLGYYFGYQLCQQAASHLKEETIGLLTTPAEKIYRYGSIENGFKNDKP, from the coding sequence ATGGCTGTTATTCGCACAAATAAATGGGGTGAAATGTTTTTAAAGCATGTTCGTGCTCAGAAGGACAGTGAATTAACGTATCAACGTTTATTTGCTCAACCGTTGCAGCCGCTTTTTCAGTTTGGAACGGATACGGAGCTGGCCATGTATTTGGAGAAAGTAGGTTTATTTACAATAAAAGATACAGATGCACTTTCTCTGTTTATTACTAAAAACTATTGGTCCGTTTTGCAAGAAAAGTTTTTACAGCTAAAAGAGGCCTGGAATGGGCCAAATGTACCTGTATATCTTTTACTTGCCAACGAGCAATTAAAGAAAAGACAGACCGATGTGAAAGGTATGATGGGTCTCAGTTTTCAAAATGGCATTGTTTTAATTGTTCCGGAAACCATTGAAGCAAACGATCTTTTTGCCCTTTTAATTCATGAATATCACCATGTTTGCAGGTTGTCTCATACAAAAGAGAATGAAGAAACCATTACGTTATTGGAATCGATGGTAATGGAGGGATTGGCAGAGCTAGCTGTGAAGGAATGGTTAGGAGAAGCGTATTTAGCACCGTGGACTTCTTTATATGACAAGACATGGAACGATAAATGGGCGGTCATCTTTATTCATAAAAAGCTCCAATTAAAGGGCAGGAGAAGGTATAAGGATCATTTATATGGAAATGCCAAAAAGCACATACCCCCTATGCTTGGCTACTACTTTGGCTATCAATTATGTCAACAGGCTGCCTCTCATTTAAAAGAAGAAACGATTGGGCTTCTTACAACACCTGCAGAAAAAATCTATCGCTATGGATCTATAGAAAATGGGTTTAAGAACGATAAGCCATGA
- the coaA gene encoding type I pantothenate kinase, whose amino-acid sequence MTTDELTKTLDAFTRLTRKEWATLNKGLRSNLTEQERKEIEGIYETISASEVNDVYMPLSELLYKRMYHNVKLHQDMNEFLQRSRKRVPFIIGIAGSVSVGKSTTARLIQALAKRWPNQPTVSLVTTDGFLYPNEVLEERGLMKRKGFPESYDIRRLISFLTELKSGVNEVEAPVYSHLTYNIEAAQTQKIVQPDVVIVEGINVLQVNRKGKRMPPLFVSDFFDYSIYVDADEEDIISWYVERFHLLRNTAFQDPSSYFHRYKNLNDAEATEMAKSIWHSINGVNLEKNIKPTRLRADLILTKGKQHQVEHIQLRK is encoded by the coding sequence ATGACAACGGATGAGCTGACAAAAACACTAGATGCTTTTACACGGCTAACTCGAAAAGAGTGGGCCACATTGAATAAAGGATTGCGTTCAAATTTAACGGAACAAGAGCGAAAAGAGATAGAAGGAATTTATGAGACGATTTCCGCTTCTGAAGTAAACGATGTGTATATGCCATTATCTGAATTACTTTACAAACGAATGTATCATAATGTAAAACTACATCAAGATATGAATGAATTTTTACAAAGGAGCCGAAAACGGGTTCCCTTTATTATCGGCATCGCTGGAAGCGTCTCTGTTGGAAAGAGCACCACGGCTCGTTTAATTCAAGCACTTGCAAAAAGGTGGCCGAATCAACCAACTGTCTCGCTTGTGACAACCGATGGCTTTTTATATCCAAATGAGGTTCTAGAAGAAAGAGGTTTAATGAAACGAAAAGGGTTTCCGGAAAGTTATGATATTCGTCGACTGATCTCATTCCTAACTGAACTTAAATCTGGGGTAAATGAAGTTGAAGCGCCTGTCTATTCCCACCTAACATATAATATTGAAGCAGCTCAAACACAGAAAATCGTTCAACCTGATGTTGTCATTGTTGAAGGGATTAACGTTTTGCAAGTAAACCGCAAAGGAAAACGGATGCCGCCTCTATTCGTATCTGACTTTTTTGATTACAGTATTTATGTTGATGCTGATGAGGAAGACATTATTTCCTGGTATGTGGAACGATTTCACTTACTAAGAAATACTGCCTTTCAAGATCCAAGCTCTTACTTTCATCGCTACAAAAACTTAAATGATGCAGAGGCAACGGAAATGGCTAAATCGATTTGGCACTCAATTAACGGTGTAAATCTTGAGAAGAATATTAAGCCGACACGATTGCGCGCAGACTTAATCTTAACAAAAGGAAAGCAACATCAGGTTGAACACATTCAACTTCGAAAATAA
- a CDS encoding CAP domain-containing protein — translation MKKLAIATFVATLALGLNHVDRAEASTGHQYNTAPIQWSGDCFSSAPSYGDINWSTGDWQQPEVEEEAPESETEVVEEESDASEEVAEASDVSEEEQQMVDLVNSARAESGLAPLEIDQELTEVARVKAQDMIDNNYFAHESPTYGSPFQMMDHFGITYQTAGENLAGNQTVEQAHTALMNSQGHRENILSSNYSEVGIGIVDGGPYGKMFVQLFKG, via the coding sequence ATGAAGAAACTTGCGATTGCAACATTCGTAGCAACACTAGCTCTAGGATTGAACCACGTTGATCGTGCAGAGGCGTCAACAGGTCATCAATATAACACTGCACCAATACAATGGAGTGGCGATTGTTTTTCCTCAGCTCCATCATATGGTGATATAAATTGGTCTACTGGCGATTGGCAACAGCCTGAGGTAGAAGAAGAGGCACCAGAGTCAGAAACTGAAGTAGTAGAAGAAGAGTCAGATGCTAGTGAAGAGGTTGCTGAAGCAAGCGACGTTAGCGAAGAAGAGCAGCAAATGGTTGATCTTGTTAACTCAGCACGCGCTGAAAGCGGCTTAGCTCCGCTTGAAATTGATCAAGAGTTAACAGAAGTAGCTCGTGTGAAAGCTCAAGATATGATTGACAACAACTATTTTGCTCATGAATCTCCTACTTATGGTTCTCCTTTTCAAATGATGGACCACTTTGGTATTACATACCAGACAGCTGGTGAAAATTTGGCAGGAAATCAAACGGTTGAGCAAGCTCATACTGCTTTAATGAACTCTCAAGGTCATAGAGAAAATATTTTAAGTAGTAACTATTCAGAAGTAGGAATCGGCATTGTTGATGGCGGTCCTTATGGAAAAATGTTCGTTCAATTGTTTAAAGGGTAA
- a CDS encoding cell wall hydrolase yields the protein MFKKITLSFVAFFGISLFSSASIDGKTIKHPVQAGESLYTISERYGVSQASIQRINQLQTNQLEAGTTLTIPTAITASDREWMAKLVYAEAKGESYEGKVAVATVLLNRLDHQDYPDTMYDVIHQVTPSGHYAFSPVLDGAIHNDADEESRRAVNEAIAYRGLGQQSLYFYNPATATSGWVATREQTIVIGNHVFAK from the coding sequence ATGTTTAAAAAAATAACTCTTTCATTCGTTGCTTTTTTTGGTATCAGTTTGTTTTCATCTGCTTCAATAGATGGTAAAACGATTAAGCATCCGGTACAAGCTGGAGAATCACTGTATACAATTAGCGAACGTTATGGCGTATCACAAGCTTCTATCCAACGAATTAATCAGTTACAAACGAATCAGCTTGAAGCTGGAACTACCTTAACCATTCCGACAGCCATCACAGCTTCCGATCGTGAATGGATGGCGAAACTCGTTTATGCTGAAGCAAAAGGAGAATCCTATGAAGGAAAAGTCGCGGTAGCTACTGTTTTACTCAATCGACTCGACCACCAAGATTATCCTGATACAATGTATGATGTGATTCATCAAGTAACACCATCAGGTCACTATGCTTTTTCTCCTGTATTAGATGGTGCCATTCATAACGATGCCGATGAAGAATCACGTCGAGCTGTCAATGAAGCCATTGCTTATCGAGGGTTAGGTCAACAGTCCCTGTATTTTTATAATCCTGCTACCGCAACAAGTGGTTGGGTGGCTACAAGAGAGCAAACAATTGTTATTGGTAACCACGTCTTTGCAAAATAA